The following proteins come from a genomic window of Musa acuminata AAA Group cultivar baxijiao chromosome BXJ1-7, Cavendish_Baxijiao_AAA, whole genome shotgun sequence:
- the LOC135679836 gene encoding wound-induced basic protein-like, with the protein MIYDVNSPLFRSFLSQKGGSAADKRKSEEQKPKASENKPAMTE; encoded by the exons ATGATCTACGACGTCAACTCCCCTCTGTTCCGCTCCTTCCTAAGCCAAAAAGGAGGCAGCGCCGCCGACAAGCG GAAATCTGAGGAGCAGAAACCCAAGGCGAGCGAGAACAAGCCTGCGATGACAGAATGA
- the LOC103990806 gene encoding peroxidase 55: MGMELCRSLLVGVVLVVLVVSGEAQLRPNFYQFTCPKVESIVRQAVLKKVRQTFVTVPATLRLFFHDCFVEGCDASVLIASPRGDAEKDAPDNLSLAGDGFDTVIKAKQAVEARCPGVVSCADVLAIAARDVVVLSGGPSFTVELGRRDGLISQARRVAGHLPGPDFNLNILANLFRMNNLTTHDMIALSGAHTVGFSHCSRFAKRLYAFGPSSPVDPSFNLPYAQLLMRACPRDVGPTIAVNMDPFTPTVFDNVYYRNLLKGEGLFTSDQVLFSNLLSRPVVKKFAADQSSFFRAFAASMVKLGRVGVKTGHQGEIRKDCTAFN; this comes from the exons ATGGGCATGGAGCTCTGCAGAAGCTTGCTTGTGGGGGTGGTGCTGGTGGTGCTGGTGGTGAGTGGGGAAGCTCAGCTCAGGCCAAACTTTTATCAGTTCACATGCCCCAAGGTGGAATCAATTGTCAGGCAAGCTGTTCTGAAGAAGGTGAGGCAGACATTTGTCACTGTCCCTGCAACACTTAGGCTCTTCTTCCATGATTGCTTTGTAGAG GGTTGTGATGCGTCCGTCCTGATCGCTTCACCGAGAGGCGACGCTGAGAAGGATGCGCCCGACAACCTCTCGCTCGCCGGCGACGGCTTCGACACCGTCATCAAGGCCAAGCAGGCTGTAGAAGCTCGATGCCCCGGTGTAGTGTCCTGTGCTGATGTCCTGGCAATTGCTGCAAGAGATGTGGTCGTCCTC TCCGGCGGCCCGAGCTTCACGGTGGAGCTTGGCAGGCGCGACGGGCTCATCTCTCAGGCGAGAAGAGTAGCTGGTCATCTCCCTGGCCCTGACTTCAACCTCAACATCCTCGCCAACCTCTTCCGGATGAACAACCTCACCACCCATGACATGATCGCCCTCTCCGGAGCTCACACCGTGGGCTTCTCCCACTGCAGCCGCTTCGCCAAACGCCTCTACGCCTTCGGCCCTTCGTCGCCGGTGGACCCGTCGTTCAATCTTCCTTACGCGCAGCTGCTGATGCGAGCGTGCCCGCGCGACGTCGGCCCCACCATCGCCGTCAACATGGACCCCTTCACCCCGACGGTCTTCGACAATGTCTACTACAGGAACTTGTTGAAGGGCGAAGGGCTCTTCACCTCGGACCAGGTGCTGTTCTCCAATCTGCTGTCGAGGCCGGTGGTGAAGAAGTTTGCGGCCGACCAGAGCAGCTTCTTCAGGGCCTTTGCTGCTTCCATGGTCAAGCTCGGCAGGGTCGGCGTGAAAACCGGTCACCAGGGCGAGATCAGGAAGGACTGCACTGCGTTCAATTAG
- the LOC135678178 gene encoding CRIB domain-containing protein RIC4-like: MGVAMRDRRMDRLVAFPFSVGCVSQSSVAITEGHHSKRAQIEPAGTAASSGGGGGRHATGKRPSISAGIQKMLKSLKRFSQLFVLDKEEEEEAEEVEMEIGFPTDVQHVAHIGWDGFSTMKSWGRAPDCLSLPNSFSLKPFELAMAAAQAGAPPPHGPLRA; the protein is encoded by the exons ATGGGGGTGGCAATGAGGGACCGGAGAATGGACAGGCTCGTCGCGTTTCCGTTCTCCGTCGGCTGCGTCTCCCAATCCAGCGTCGCCATCACCGAAGGCCATCATTCCAAGAGAGCACAGATTGAGCCGGCTGGCACGGCAGCATCGA gtggaggaggaggtgggaGGCACGCCACCGGCAAGCGGCCGAGCATCTCTGCGGGGATTCAGAAGATGCTGAAGAGCTTAAAGCGATTCTCTCAGCTGTTTGTTCTGgacaaggaggaggaagaggaggcggaggaggtagAGATGGAGATCGGGTTCCCAACAGATGTGCAGCATGTGGCTCACATCGGGTGGGATGGCTTCAGCACCATGAAAAGCTGGGGCCGAGCTCCGGACTGCCTCTCCCTCCCCAATTCCTTCTCGCTGAAGCCATTCGAGCTGGCCATGGCTGCTGCACAGGCTGGTGCCCCTCCACCCCATGGTCCACTGAGGGCATGA